Proteins encoded together in one Quercus lobata isolate SW786 chromosome 3, ValleyOak3.0 Primary Assembly, whole genome shotgun sequence window:
- the LOC115980639 gene encoding aspartic proteinase nepenthesin-1-like → MYYVEVLSISMEGKKLPIDPVEFQLRSDFKGGFAIDTGSALTYLVQNAYNIVRVEIVKYLQAYNWNPTVHSELPYDLCYDVIPIENQQFPSLTIHFLGANLDQLGSHRVFKLFYDDTFCMFILPTSQQGTNILGAFQQADYQFLFDVGTG, encoded by the coding sequence ATGTACTATGTGGAAGTGTTGAGTATTAGCATGGAGGGCAAGAAGCTTCCTATAGATCCAGTAGAGTTTCAATTAAGAAGTGATTTTAAGGGTGGGTTTGCTATTGATACAGGATCTGCATTAACTTATCTTGTTCAAAATGCATATAACATTGTCAGAGTTGAGATAGTTAAATACTTACAGGCATATAACTGGAATCCTACGGTGCATTCAGAGCTACCTTATGACCTTTGCTATGATGTCATCCCAATCGAAAATCAACAATTTCCATcattaacaattcattttcttGGAGCAAACCTTGATCAGCTTGGTAGTCATCGAGTCTTCAAATTATTTTACGATGATACTTTTTGCATGTTTATCTTGCCTACTTCTCAACAAGGGACAAATATTCTAGGGGCATTTCAGCAAGCAGattatcaattcttgtttgatGTTGGAACAGGTTAA